GTACACGTTCTGGGACTACCGGATGCTCGCCTTCCCCAAGAACAGGGGCATGCGCATCGACCTGGCCTACGGGAACGCCCCCTTCGTCAAGGCCGTCACCGACGCCTACGTGGACCGCGAAGAGCGCAAGGGCAAGGGCGCGTCCGACCACGCCCCGGTCGTGGTGGACCTGGACCTCTGATCCCTGCGCGCCCTGTGGCCGGCGGCGGATCCGGGTGCCAGGCTGGTTCGCATGAACATCCCCTTCCTGGACAACTGGCTGAACCGGAACGAGAAGGAACGGGGGGCGGGACTCGCCGCCGCCCTCGTGGATGATCCCGAGGGCGTCGCCGAGTTGTTCTCGGAGTGCGAGATGCTGCGCGCCCAGGCCCGCTCGGCAGGGCTCGAACTCGACGGGAGCCCGGCTTCGTTGGAGGCGCTCGACCAGCTGATGCCCCGCTGGCGACGGGACCCCGAGGCCGTGCCGTGGCTGGGCAACGACGCCGGCTTCTACCTCGGGACCGTGATCATCCGCACCATCCCGGGCACCGTCTGGCAGGTGTGGCCGAACGGGCAGCCGGTGATCCGGCTGGCCTCGGGCCGGGAGCTGAACGTGGTCGAGTCCGGGGTGTCGTGGGCGATGACCGGATCCCCGGAGTTGTCCCAGGCGTACGCCGAGGCCTCGGAGGGCTGATCTCCGGCGCCTTTATGCGGCATTTAGGCGTGTCGAGGCGAAGTGCCTTTCCACGGCTGGATAGTTTGCGCTGACCTCGACACACCGACAAGTGGGCAGGGCAGCGTATGGCCGTCGATCCGTTGATCGAGCTGCGGGACGTCAACAAGCACTTCGGGCAGTTGCACGTGCTCCAAGACATCAACCTCACCGTCGGCCGCGGGGAGGTGGTGGTGATCATCGGCCCCTCCGGTTCCGGCAAATCGACCCTGTGTCGGGCCATCAACCGGCTGGAGACCATCGAGTCGGGAGCGATCACGCTCGACGGGAAGCCGCTGCCGGCCGAGGGCAAGGAGCTGGCGGGACTGCGCGCCGAGGTGGGCATGGTCTTCCAGTCCTTCAACCTCTTCGCGCACAAGACCGTCCTCGCCAACGTCTCGCTCGCGCAGGTCAAGGTCAGGAAGCGCAAGAAGGACGAGGCCGACAAGCGCTCCCGCGAGCTGCTGGACCGGGTGGGCCTCGCCGACCAGGCCGAGAAGTACCCCGCCCAGCTCTCCGGCGGCCAACAACAGCGCGTGGCCATCGCCCGTGCCCTCGCCATGAGCCCCAAGGCCCTGCTCTTCGACGAGCCCACGTCGGCGCTCGACCCGGAGATGATCAACGAGGTGCTGGAGGTCATGCAGCAGCTGGCCGCGGAGGGCATGACCATGGTCGTGGTCACCCATGAGATGGGCTTCGCCCGCTCCGCCGCCAACCGCGTGGTGTTCATGGCCGACGGAAAGATCATCGAGGACCGCACCCCGGAGGACTTCTTCACCGCTCCCGAGAGCGACCGGGCCCGGGACTTCCTCTCCAAGATCCTCAAGCACTGAGGGGCCGGCCGTGACGCTCTCCCGTCGATCCCGTCGATCCCGTCGATCCCGCCTGCCCGGGGTCCTCCTCGCCCTCGCCCTGCTCGCCTCCGCGGTCGGCTGCGGCAAGGACGGCAGCCCACCCGTCAAGGGGCCCCAGCCGGAGGACCTGCCCACTTACAAGGTCGCCACCGACTTCACCCTGCCCGAGTCCCCGACCTGGCAGCGGGCCAAGAAGCGCGGGCACCTCGTCGTCGGCGCCAAGGAGGACCAGCCGTACATGGGGGAGAAGGACCCCGCGAGTGGCCGCTACTCCGGCTTCGACATCGAGATCGCCAAGATGATGTCCGCCTCCCTCGGCTTCGACCCCAAGACGATCGAGTTCAAGACGATCGCCTCCGCCAACCGCGAGACCGCCCTGCAGAACGGGCAGATCGACTACTACGTCGGCACCTACACGATCAACGACAACCGCAAGAAGCAGGTCGGCTTCGCCGGCCCCTACTTCATGGCCGGCCAGTCCCTCCTCGTGCGCAAGGACGAGAAGGACATCAAGGGCCCCGGGGACCTCGCCGGCAAGAAGGTCTGCTCCGCGGCGGGCTCCACCCCCTACCAGCGCCTCCAGAAGGAACACCCCGAGGCCGTGCTGGTCTCCTACGACACCTACTCCGTCTGCGTGGACAACCTGCTCACCTACCAGGTCGACGCCGTCTCCACCGACGACTCGATCCTCCTCGGCTACGCCGCCAAGGTCCCCGACGAACTGAAGGTCGTCGGCGAGCCCTTCTCCAAGGAGCCCTACGGGATCGGTGTCCCGCGCGGCGACAACGCCCTGCGCTTCGCCCTCGACGACGCCCTGGCGGAGAACGAGAAGAACGGCAACTGGAAGAAGGCGTACGAGGCCACGCTCGGCCTGTCCGGCGAGCCCGCCCCGACGCCACCACCCATCGACCGCTACCCGGCGAGCTGAGAGGAGCGGAGTCACCTCCATGGACGTACTCACCGAGAACTTCGCGATCTACGGCAAGGGATTCCTCGGGACCCTGCAACTCACCTTCTACGCCTCCCTCCTCGCCCTGGTCCTGGGCTTCGTGATGTGCTCCTTCCGGGTCGCGCCCGTCGGATCCCTCCGGGTCTTCGGCACGGTCTGGGTCACCGTGCTGCGCAACACCCCGCTCACCCTGCTGTTCTTCGCGGTGCTGCTGGGCCTGCCGCGCTTCGGCATCGTGCTGCCCTTCCAGCTCTTCGCGATCCTCGCGCTCGGCTGCTACACCTCCGCGTTCATCTGCGAGGTGCTGCGCTCCGGCATCAACACCGTGCCCAAGGGGCAGGGCGAGGCGGCCCGGAGCCTGGGGATGTCCTTCGACCAGACCCTCGGCACGGTGGTGCTGCCCCAGGCCTTCCGCTCCGTGATCCCGCCCATCGGTTCCACGCTGATCGCCCTCGCCAAGAACTCGGCCATCGCGGGCGCCTTCAGCGTCAACGAGCTGCTGGGCACCTACAAGACCCTCAACGAGCTGGGCTACAGCATCATCTGGACCTTCGTCTGGATCGCCGTGGGCTACCTGATCATCACCCTGTCCATCAGCGTTCTCTTCCACGTGCTCGAAAAGCGGTTCGGAGTCGCCCGATGACCGCGCACACGCTCCACGGGGACCTGGAGTCCAACGCCCTCTACGACATCCCCGGTCCTCGGGCCCGGCGCCGGCACTTCCTCTACGGGGTCGTCTCCACGGCGCTGATCCTGTTGGTGCTCGGCTGGATCCTCTACCTGCTCTTCGACACCGACCAGTTCACCGCCGCCAAGTGGACCCCCTTCGAGTACAAGGGCATCCAGGAACTGCTGCTCAGAGGGCTCGGAAACACCCTCAAGGCCTTCGCGTACGCCTCCGTGCTCTCGCTCGCGCTGGGCGCGGTGCTGGCCACCGGACGGATGTCGATCCACCGTCCGGTGCGCTGGCTCGCCACGCTGTGCGTGGAGTTCTTCCGGGCGATGCCCGTCCTGGTGATGATCTTCTTCATCTTCGTCGCGCTGAAGGTCCAGCCGCTGCCGGCGCTGGTGGCGGGGCTGACCCTCTACAACGGCTCGGTGTTGGCGGAGGTCTTCCGCACGGGGATCAACTCGGTCGAGAAGGGACAGCGCGAGGCCGCGTACGCCCTGGGCATGCGCAAGACCCAGGTGATGACCTTCGTCCTGGCCCCGCAGGCGGTCCGGGCGATGCTGCCCACGATCATCAGCCAGCTCGTGGTGGCCCTGAAGGACACCTCGCTGGGCTACCTGATCACCTACGAGGAGTTCCTGCACGCGGGCAAGCTGATCGCCTCGAACCTGGACTACGACCTGCCGTTCATCCCGGTCGTCATGATCATCTCTCCCATCTACATCGGCATGTGCATGCTGCTGTCCTGGTTCGCCACCTGGGTGGCGCGACGGCAGCGGCGCAATCCGAAGACCGAGGCGGTCACCGTCGCCCCGGCCGAACCGGGAACGGCGCTGCCGGGCGGACGCACGTAGTCCGCCCGCGGCCCGAAGAGCCAACCCGCCCGGCGACAGCCGCGGTCACTGCTCGCGCAGCGGCACCGAGACGTACGAGGGATCGGTGCGCGGCGAGGAGAAGGTCAGCTGCGCGCCGGTGGGGTTGTGCTCGATGTAGAGCGGGTCGACGGTGTCCACGACCAGGGCGAGCCGATGGCCGGCCGGGACGTCGTAGGCGGTGGAGAAGAGGTCGAGGTCCACCCCGAAGGCCTGGTTGGGGGTCTTCCCGTGGAAGGTGTACGGGGCGTTGCTGACCAGCTTGCCGAGGCCGAGCGGGCCGACGTCGTAGAGGTAGGCGACGAAGGTGCCGTCCGCCTTGGTGGGCGTGACGGTGGTGTGCACCTTGACCGTGCCGCGGACCCTGCGGACCGCGTCGTGGCGGTCCGACTGCCAGACGGCCGCGAAGGCGCGGGGGAGGAGCGGGATGGAGGCGACCGGGGGCGCCTTGACGAACTGGTCGAGGATGCTGGAGAGGAAGAGGGTGCCGCCGTTGGCGCCGGAGTCGACGTTGGCGAACACGTGCTCGCTGTCGGAGAGCGGCAGCCGCTGCGTTCCGCCCGAGCCGACCGACTTCCAGTCGGGGTAGCCCTCGTAGCCTTCGGTGCTGCGGGACTTGATCTGTACCGGGGCCTCGGAGTCCACGCCGTTGCGCTCGCCCTTGAGGTAGCGGTCGAACCAGCGGTGGGCGTTGGTCCAGGTGTCGTTGGGGAGCCCGAACAGGCCGGTGGCCTCGGCGGTGGCGTGGTCGCCGGGACGGAACTCCAGGCGCTTGGGGCCGGTCAGCTTCTCGAAGAAGTCCGCGTACTGGTTGGGCGGGAAGATGGTGTCCCCCCAGGCGTTGCCCAGCATGATCGCGGCGCCGTTGGTGTTGATGCGGTCCACCTCGTAGGCGGCGGAGCGCTTCTTGCCCCAGTCGATCATCTGCTGTTCGCGATCCAGCCGGGAGTCGAGGAAGTCGTCCAGGATCTGCTGGAGTTCGGGGCCGGGGCGGCCGGTGATCCGCCCGGCGACGCCGAGCATCCCGGCCGCCTGGCGGTGCTGGGTGCGGCCGGAGTAGATCGACTCGACGATGTCGGCCCAGCCGCTGAGCGCGACCACGGCCTTGATCCGGGGGTCGCGGGCCGAGGCGAGCAGGCTGATGCCCGCGCCGTAGGAGACCCCGCCGAGACCGACGCGTGCGGCGTCGGCCGGGGTGTTGGCGAGGGCCCAGTCGATGACGGCGGAGACGTCGGCGGTGTCCGCGGGACCGGCCGTCTCGATCTGCCCGCCGGAGAGCCAGAAGCCGCGGGAGGTGTAACTGACCACGACGTAACCGGAGTCGGCGAGCTTCTTGGCCTGCGCGACGTACTCGATCTGCGGCAGGCCCCAGCTGGTGGGCAGCACGATCAGCGGGTACTTCGCGCCGGCCCCGGCGCCCGCGGGAGTGAAGACGTTGCCCTTGAGGGTGATGCCGCCGGAGCCGGGGATGTCGTGGAAGCGCAGTTCCGACGAGGCGTCGGAGGTGGCGGTGGGCCCGGTGACGGGCGCCGCCTGGGCCTGGTGGGGGGCCAGGCCCAGGGCGGTCGCCGCGAGCACGGCCGCCACGGTCGCTGCGGCCGCCGCGGTGCTGGTGGTGCGGACCATCTGTCGCTCCTCGCGTACGCCGGTGTCAAAGTGACCCGACGGTAACGGGAGGGGCTTACCGTAGGTAACCCGTGGGTAAGTTACGTACGAGTAACGATTGGCTGAAGTTCAACGCACCGGCCCGCGGCGGAGGGTGTCGCGTGGTCAGCCGCCCTGCGGCGCGCCGTTCAGCGCGCTCTTGGCCTTCCACTCGTCCCAGGACAGGTTCCACTCGCCGTACCCGTTGCCGATGTCCGCACGCCCCTTGGAACCGCTGCCGACGACCTCGAAGGGATCCCCGACCTGCGCCTGCTCGTAGAACGCCGCCGCGTTGGCGTCGCTCATGCCCACGCAGCCGGAACTGGCGTTGGCCCTGCCGAAGTTGGCGCTGTTCCACGGGGCGGCGTGCGCGTACATGCCCGACCAGGTCAACCGCATCGAGTAGTCGACCATCTTGTCGTAGGAGTCGCCCAGGCCCACCGTCTGGGAATCCATCCGGATGGTGCCCTCCTTCGCCATCACCACCATGGTCCCGGACCAGGAGGCCTTCTGGCCGCCCGGGGTGCCGGCCGAGATCGGAATGGTCTTCACGACCTGGCCGCCCTCGGTGACCGCCAGCTTCCGGGTGTCGAGATCCACCTTGATCCGACGGTCCTTTCCGATCTTGAACTCGGTGGAGTAGTCCTTGGCGAACAGTCCGCCGCCCGCTCCGGAGTCGACGCCGTTCAGGTTCATCTCGACCTTCACGTCGGTGCCGGACTTCCAGAACTCCTTCGGGCGCCAGTCCACCCGGTCATTGCCGGAATAGTCCTTGAACCAACCCCAGGAACCCTCGGTGTTGTTCGACGTGGTGACCTTCAGGTGCTTCTCCACCTCGGCCTTGTTCTTCACCGGGTTGTCGAACACGATCGAGACGGGCTGCGCCACACCCACGACCGGGGTGACCCTGCCCGGATTGATCGTGACCTTGTTCACCTTGTCGGCCGCGGACGTCTTGAAACGGGCTTCCGCGCTCTGGCTCTCCGCGTTCTGCGCCTCGACCCGGTACTCGGACCCCGGCGACGCGTTGCGCTCCGACGTCCAGGTCCGGCCGTCGGCGGCTATCCGGCCGGCCAGTTCACCGCCCTTGCCGTCCGTCACCTTCACCCGGGCGAGCCTGCCGTCCGCGACGGTCACCGTGACCGGTTGACCTGCCTTCACCTCGCCGCCCGTCAGGTTGACCGAGATCGCCATGGCGGCCTTCTCGCCCTTCCCCGGCTTGCCGTCATCGGCCCCGGCGGAACCGGAACCGCCCCCGCAGGCGGTCAGTGCGAGGGCCGCCAGCGCGGCGGCGCCGGCCAGAGCGGCGGTTCGACCGCGCGCCCGCGTGAGGTGACGGCGCGACAGGTCGATACGGCGTGTGCGGCTCAACGGAAACCCCTCCGAAGTAATGATCGTCCGTAAAGGGAGAGTGCGTGCGGGGGTCCCGGGTTGCGGATTTCGCGAGAAAGATCGGCCACGGGCATGTGACATGGACCGCAGTGAATCCGGCAACCGAATGCCGGTTCCCGATCGGGAACCGAGCGGCGGAATGGGCGGACGTCCTTCCGGGCCCGGGTGAAAGGACTTTCGGCCCTCACCTCACGCACCCCCCGGCTCCGGCGGACGAAGAATGCGCCGACAACGCGGCGGCCCGATTCCCGCCGGGTCCGCGGCCCCCTCGCCCCCTCGCCCCACCCACCGGATCCGATGGGTACGACGCCCGCGGGGTACCCTCCCCCCTCGACCTCGGCGAACACACGTTCACCGCCGGTCGGATCGCCGAAGCACCAGGCAAGCGGGAGAGACCCTTGAACGGACACGACAGCACCGCGCGCGACCGGGCCCTCGCGGCCCCCCGTGCCCACCGGTGAGCGCCCCCACCGAGACGAGACCGGCGCCGGGCGGCGCTCCGGCGGCGCCCGCCAAGAGCTCCGTGCTGCGCAGCGGTGCGCTGATGGCCGCCGGTTCGATCGTCTCGCGCGCCACCGGCTTCGTCCGTTCCGCCGTGGTCGTCGCCGCGCTCGGAACCCACTTCCTCGGTGACGGCTACGCCGTCGCCAACACCATCCCCAACATCGTGTACATCCTGCTGATCGGCGGCGCGCTCAACGCCGTCTTCGTCCCCGAACTGATCAAGGCGGCCAAACGCCACGAGGACGGCGGCGTCG
This region of Streptomyces sp. NBC_00513 genomic DNA includes:
- a CDS encoding DUF6278 family protein, producing MNIPFLDNWLNRNEKERGAGLAAALVDDPEGVAELFSECEMLRAQARSAGLELDGSPASLEALDQLMPRWRRDPEAVPWLGNDAGFYLGTVIIRTIPGTVWQVWPNGQPVIRLASGRELNVVESGVSWAMTGSPELSQAYAEASEG
- a CDS encoding amino acid ABC transporter ATP-binding protein, which translates into the protein MAVDPLIELRDVNKHFGQLHVLQDINLTVGRGEVVVIIGPSGSGKSTLCRAINRLETIESGAITLDGKPLPAEGKELAGLRAEVGMVFQSFNLFAHKTVLANVSLAQVKVRKRKKDEADKRSRELLDRVGLADQAEKYPAQLSGGQQQRVAIARALAMSPKALLFDEPTSALDPEMINEVLEVMQQLAAEGMTMVVVTHEMGFARSAANRVVFMADGKIIEDRTPEDFFTAPESDRARDFLSKILKH
- a CDS encoding glutamate ABC transporter substrate-binding protein, with protein sequence MTLSRRSRRSRRSRLPGVLLALALLASAVGCGKDGSPPVKGPQPEDLPTYKVATDFTLPESPTWQRAKKRGHLVVGAKEDQPYMGEKDPASGRYSGFDIEIAKMMSASLGFDPKTIEFKTIASANRETALQNGQIDYYVGTYTINDNRKKQVGFAGPYFMAGQSLLVRKDEKDIKGPGDLAGKKVCSAAGSTPYQRLQKEHPEAVLVSYDTYSVCVDNLLTYQVDAVSTDDSILLGYAAKVPDELKVVGEPFSKEPYGIGVPRGDNALRFALDDALAENEKNGNWKKAYEATLGLSGEPAPTPPPIDRYPAS
- a CDS encoding amino acid ABC transporter permease → MDVLTENFAIYGKGFLGTLQLTFYASLLALVLGFVMCSFRVAPVGSLRVFGTVWVTVLRNTPLTLLFFAVLLGLPRFGIVLPFQLFAILALGCYTSAFICEVLRSGINTVPKGQGEAARSLGMSFDQTLGTVVLPQAFRSVIPPIGSTLIALAKNSAIAGAFSVNELLGTYKTLNELGYSIIWTFVWIAVGYLIITLSISVLFHVLEKRFGVAR
- a CDS encoding amino acid ABC transporter permease gives rise to the protein MTAHTLHGDLESNALYDIPGPRARRRHFLYGVVSTALILLVLGWILYLLFDTDQFTAAKWTPFEYKGIQELLLRGLGNTLKAFAYASVLSLALGAVLATGRMSIHRPVRWLATLCVEFFRAMPVLVMIFFIFVALKVQPLPALVAGLTLYNGSVLAEVFRTGINSVEKGQREAAYALGMRKTQVMTFVLAPQAVRAMLPTIISQLVVALKDTSLGYLITYEEFLHAGKLIASNLDYDLPFIPVVMIISPIYIGMCMLLSWFATWVARRQRRNPKTEAVTVAPAEPGTALPGGRT
- a CDS encoding CocE/NonD family hydrolase, which gives rise to MVRTTSTAAAAATVAAVLAATALGLAPHQAQAAPVTGPTATSDASSELRFHDIPGSGGITLKGNVFTPAGAGAGAKYPLIVLPTSWGLPQIEYVAQAKKLADSGYVVVSYTSRGFWLSGGQIETAGPADTADVSAVIDWALANTPADAARVGLGGVSYGAGISLLASARDPRIKAVVALSGWADIVESIYSGRTQHRQAAGMLGVAGRITGRPGPELQQILDDFLDSRLDREQQMIDWGKKRSAAYEVDRINTNGAAIMLGNAWGDTIFPPNQYADFFEKLTGPKRLEFRPGDHATAEATGLFGLPNDTWTNAHRWFDRYLKGERNGVDSEAPVQIKSRSTEGYEGYPDWKSVGSGGTQRLPLSDSEHVFANVDSGANGGTLFLSSILDQFVKAPPVASIPLLPRAFAAVWQSDRHDAVRRVRGTVKVHTTVTPTKADGTFVAYLYDVGPLGLGKLVSNAPYTFHGKTPNQAFGVDLDLFSTAYDVPAGHRLALVVDTVDPLYIEHNPTGAQLTFSSPRTDPSYVSVPLREQ
- a CDS encoding Ig-like domain-containing protein translates to MSRTRRIDLSRRHLTRARGRTAALAGAAALAALALTACGGGSGSAGADDGKPGKGEKAAMAISVNLTGGEVKAGQPVTVTVADGRLARVKVTDGKGGELAGRIAADGRTWTSERNASPGSEYRVEAQNAESQSAEARFKTSAADKVNKVTINPGRVTPVVGVAQPVSIVFDNPVKNKAEVEKHLKVTTSNNTEGSWGWFKDYSGNDRVDWRPKEFWKSGTDVKVEMNLNGVDSGAGGGLFAKDYSTEFKIGKDRRIKVDLDTRKLAVTEGGQVVKTIPISAGTPGGQKASWSGTMVVMAKEGTIRMDSQTVGLGDSYDKMVDYSMRLTWSGMYAHAAPWNSANFGRANASSGCVGMSDANAAAFYEQAQVGDPFEVVGSGSKGRADIGNGYGEWNLSWDEWKAKSALNGAPQGG